The following coding sequences lie in one Ferroacidibacillus organovorans genomic window:
- a CDS encoding MFS transporter, whose amino-acid sequence MEGVIGLEHTRHLTSPTRIAITLAVSRGFSALGGKIALTILPVIVYLISHSLAQAGLVLGARLLISTISTPISGVFADRMNQKTLMLASNSARIALFALMAQLHSIPMLAILIAITAVGGMLEATSVASLTPKIVRAAELPRANAILSSALNLSFISGPLLSGVIVARFSANWGFYAAALTQVVALLATMTLPSHPRDETVSTQTKNVTSQLFEGLTFAFRDRFLTLMLTVYSVFILGLTAFNVLSVGLSYRFHMGGYGYGILIAAQGAGMLVVTFLSAKWIKTSSIVPLFLINMPIQGLSILAIALSKSFLLCVLFAFFQGVGWGMEQASVMTVLQFRIPSALQGRTIGLFFSALSIAETVGVILFGWLGGQIGDAVALATAGLLSTVFAILAIFLLRPHLCDAHADAAH is encoded by the coding sequence GTGGAAGGAGTCATTGGACTGGAACACACCCGGCATCTAACATCGCCTACCCGCATCGCCATCACACTTGCCGTAAGCCGAGGCTTCTCTGCGCTCGGCGGCAAGATCGCACTCACCATTTTGCCTGTGATCGTCTATCTCATCAGCCATTCGCTGGCACAAGCGGGGTTGGTGCTTGGAGCTCGCCTGCTGATCTCTACGATCTCAACGCCGATTTCCGGCGTGTTCGCCGATCGCATGAATCAAAAAACGCTGATGCTCGCGTCAAACAGTGCGCGCATCGCGCTCTTTGCCTTGATGGCGCAGCTTCACTCGATTCCCATGCTCGCAATTCTCATCGCGATAACGGCCGTCGGTGGCATGCTTGAGGCGACATCCGTCGCGAGCCTTACGCCAAAAATCGTGCGTGCAGCCGAACTTCCGCGCGCCAACGCCATCCTCAGTTCAGCGCTCAATCTCTCGTTTATCAGCGGTCCTCTGCTAAGCGGCGTCATTGTCGCGCGCTTCTCTGCCAATTGGGGATTTTACGCCGCGGCACTCACTCAGGTCGTCGCGCTCCTCGCCACGATGACCCTGCCGTCCCATCCGCGCGATGAGACCGTTTCTACGCAAACAAAAAACGTCACCTCACAGCTGTTCGAGGGGTTGACGTTTGCGTTTCGAGACCGCTTTCTCACGCTCATGCTCACGGTGTATAGCGTGTTTATCCTCGGATTGACGGCATTCAATGTTCTCTCCGTGGGACTTTCCTACCGTTTCCACATGGGCGGCTACGGTTACGGGATTCTCATCGCGGCGCAAGGGGCTGGCATGCTCGTCGTCACCTTTTTGTCCGCCAAGTGGATCAAGACGTCCTCCATCGTACCGCTGTTCTTGATCAACATGCCCATCCAGGGACTGTCAATCCTCGCCATCGCCTTATCCAAGTCGTTTCTGCTCTGCGTACTCTTCGCCTTTTTCCAGGGCGTCGGCTGGGGCATGGAACAGGCGAGTGTCATGACCGTGCTGCAATTTCGCATCCCCTCAGCGCTGCAAGGGCGCACCATCGGCCTCTTTTTCTCTGCGCTCAGCATCGCAGAAACAGTCGGCGTCATTCTATTTGGCTGGCTCGGCGGGCAGATCGGAGATGCGGTAGCACTCGCGACCGCAGGCCTTCTCTCCACCGTTTTTGCGATTCTTGCGATCTTTTTACTGCGACCGCACTTGTGCGACGCACATGCTGACGCGGCGCACTAA
- a CDS encoding MFS transporter, translating into MKYNVPPTTILYVGRLASTFGNWVFTTALSLAVARTHASFIPWIWFFDSITLVVMGPIMGAIADRTGIRKSILIADLSRMVILAFVPLLYNSKLIFVVIVIIASASALSGAALNPLITILGGAKGTYKINSVLGSIQSSSQVVGPMLGGTLFIFGINFAFWLQSLTFLASAICVGFIVGKHVEKLQMAECTEETETRSVVSSRELGIGKLIGVGRLLPPVLLLLMVTNSIFSFGSSIVDANEVLFITKGIGLSPLLFSVVVSFGGVATS; encoded by the coding sequence ATGAAGTATAACGTCCCCCCTACTACAATATTATATGTAGGGCGATTGGCCTCAACATTTGGAAACTGGGTATTTACAACTGCATTGAGTCTTGCGGTCGCGAGAACACACGCTTCATTTATTCCGTGGATTTGGTTTTTTGATAGTATCACCTTGGTTGTGATGGGACCAATCATGGGAGCTATCGCTGACCGAACCGGGATAAGAAAAAGTATACTGATCGCTGATCTCTCGCGGATGGTAATTCTTGCCTTCGTTCCGCTATTGTATAATTCAAAACTTATCTTTGTCGTTATTGTAATAATTGCATCGGCCTCAGCACTGTCTGGAGCAGCTCTGAATCCGTTAATAACGATACTTGGGGGAGCGAAGGGAACCTATAAAATCAATTCAGTCCTTGGATCAATCCAGTCATCATCACAGGTTGTAGGGCCTATGTTGGGTGGTACATTATTCATTTTTGGCATTAATTTTGCATTTTGGTTACAGTCACTTACGTTTCTTGCTTCCGCAATTTGCGTTGGCTTTATTGTGGGAAAGCATGTCGAGAAGTTACAGATGGCAGAGTGCACTGAGGAGACGGAGACGCGGTCAGTGGTAAGCAGCAGGGAGTTGGGTATAGGCAAACTGATTGGGGTCGGGAGACTTTTGCCTCCAGTACTCTTGCTTTTAATGGTCACAAACTCAATCTTCTCATTTGGTTCTTCGATTGTTGACGCAAATGAGGTATTATTTATTACGAAGGGCATTGGCCTTTCCCCCCTCCTCTTTTCTGTGGTCGTTTCATTTGGCGGAGTAGCTACTTCCTAG
- a CDS encoding radical SAM/SPASM domain-containing protein, with amino-acid sequence MNSFKPSRFNARSQSSNGDLVLYNSLSGAIGVVDQENRAYVEEILRQKNIPCHVLEDTEVGRTLIENHYFVNSKMDELTEAEKFHQEYFNDDKSMQLIILPTEECNFRCKYCYESFKRGQMAPNVIEGVKNLITQKSTHLDNLIISWFGGEPTEAPDVVFEISQHAQRMCEINNVQFRSGMTTNGYNLNPQLFARLIECNVRHYQITVDGSKDNHDRNRVLRYGGGTFETIVHNLIEMSHTDYDFRVTLRVNFTPDSLTGMELFIKKLFDLLQGDNRFSPFFQAVGRWGGPNDDELSVCSESDALKERYNLFDKARSIGFSAPLLSEGLIPGGSVCYAAKPWSFVIGSGGALHKCTVALDDDRNRVGFLNQDGTLMVNNDKFDLWVHQNEETDHNCQRCFFRPACQGAACPLERMRSGESPCPPVKKHIKRALGAII; translated from the coding sequence ATGAATTCGTTCAAGCCGTCACGATTTAATGCACGAAGTCAATCATCCAACGGTGACTTGGTTCTGTACAATAGTCTTTCTGGAGCAATTGGTGTAGTAGACCAAGAGAATAGGGCTTATGTGGAGGAAATACTTCGGCAAAAAAATATACCATGCCATGTGCTTGAGGATACGGAAGTTGGTCGAACCTTAATTGAAAATCACTATTTTGTGAATTCCAAAATGGACGAGTTAACTGAGGCCGAAAAATTTCACCAAGAGTATTTTAATGATGATAAATCGATGCAGTTGATTATACTGCCCACAGAGGAATGCAACTTTCGGTGCAAATATTGTTACGAGTCATTTAAACGTGGTCAAATGGCTCCCAATGTAATTGAAGGGGTTAAAAATCTTATTACTCAAAAGAGTACTCATCTCGACAATTTGATAATTTCATGGTTTGGTGGAGAGCCAACTGAAGCTCCCGATGTTGTGTTCGAAATATCGCAACACGCTCAGAGAATGTGTGAGATTAATAATGTTCAATTCAGATCAGGGATGACTACAAACGGATACAATCTTAACCCTCAGCTCTTCGCTCGACTGATCGAGTGTAATGTACGTCATTACCAGATTACCGTAGACGGATCAAAGGATAATCATGATAGAAATCGCGTGCTCAGGTACGGCGGAGGTACCTTTGAGACGATTGTGCATAATTTAATTGAAATGAGCCACACAGACTACGATTTTAGGGTCACCCTTCGGGTTAACTTTACGCCAGATAGCTTAACCGGGATGGAACTGTTCATAAAAAAATTATTTGATCTGCTCCAAGGTGACAATCGATTCTCCCCATTCTTTCAAGCAGTAGGAAGATGGGGAGGACCTAATGATGATGAATTGTCCGTATGTAGCGAGTCTGACGCTCTCAAGGAACGCTATAATTTATTTGATAAAGCAAGAAGCATCGGTTTCTCAGCACCACTGTTGAGTGAGGGGTTGATTCCCGGAGGAAGTGTATGCTACGCCGCCAAACCATGGTCATTCGTAATTGGTTCTGGAGGGGCATTGCATAAATGCACTGTTGCTCTGGACGACGATCGCAATCGTGTCGGCTTTCTTAATCAAGATGGAACGCTGATGGTCAATAATGACAAGTTCGATTTGTGGGTACATCAAAACGAGGAAACGGATCATAACTGTCAGCGCTGTTTTTTTCGTCCTGCATGTCAAGGTGCCGCTTGCCCATTAGAGCGGATGCGCTCAGGTGAGAGTCCATGCCCACCCGTAAAAAAACATATTAAGAGAGCATTGGGAGCAATCATATAA
- a CDS encoding manganese catalase family protein, with protein MWVYEKKLQYPVRVSKCDPQMAKLLIEQYGGADGELAAALRYLNQRYTLPDRVIGLLTDIGTEEFAHLEMIATMVYKLTKDVTPMQLREAGLGGHFADHGYDLYPHNAAGTPFMAPYFAAKGDPITDLYEDIAAEEKARATYQWLIEMTDDVDLQDSLKFLRQREVIHAIRFREAVEILKEYNDTQRVF; from the coding sequence GTGTGGGTGTATGAAAAAAAGTTGCAGTATCCGGTGCGCGTCAGCAAGTGCGACCCGCAAATGGCTAAGTTGCTGATCGAGCAGTACGGCGGCGCCGACGGGGAACTCGCCGCAGCGCTCCGCTACCTGAATCAGCGGTACACGCTTCCCGACAGGGTCATCGGCCTCTTGACCGACATCGGCACCGAAGAGTTTGCCCACCTAGAGATGATTGCGACGATGGTTTACAAGTTGACGAAAGATGTGACGCCGATGCAGCTCAGAGAGGCGGGGCTTGGCGGTCATTTTGCGGATCACGGTTATGATCTGTATCCGCACAATGCGGCGGGCACGCCTTTCATGGCGCCCTATTTTGCGGCGAAGGGAGATCCAATCACCGATTTGTATGAAGACATCGCGGCAGAAGAGAAGGCGCGCGCGACCTATCAGTGGCTGATTGAGATGACGGATGATGTGGACCTGCAAGACAGTCTGAAATTTTTGCGCCAGCGCGAGGTGATCCACGCGATACGTTTTCGCGAGGCGGTGGAAATTCTCAAGGAGTACAACGATACACAGCGCGTGTTTTGA
- a CDS encoding spore coat associated protein CotJA, which produces MDQTQWRLYEAYRSPYDPCPPLEPKRFIVPPNQYIVFQPENLPQCTPMQALQLGTLWPALYSPYDHGDWRG; this is translated from the coding sequence ATGGATCAGACGCAGTGGAGACTCTATGAAGCGTATCGAAGTCCGTACGACCCGTGTCCGCCGCTTGAGCCGAAGCGCTTCATCGTTCCGCCGAATCAGTACATCGTTTTTCAACCCGAAAATCTGCCGCAGTGCACACCGATGCAGGCACTTCAATTAGGAACACTGTGGCCCGCGCTCTACAGTCCGTATGATCACGGCGATTGGAGGGGATAG
- a CDS encoding spore coat protein CotJB, producing the protein MAQFISESYYQDLHELQAIDFVLVELTLYLDTHPSDANALAQFELFQRGKKNLVAQFEHRHGPLYHYGESKGGAGFLWAKGPWPWQV; encoded by the coding sequence ATGGCACAATTTATCTCCGAATCGTATTATCAGGATTTGCATGAGCTCCAGGCGATCGACTTTGTCCTCGTCGAACTCACGCTGTATCTTGACACGCACCCTTCGGACGCGAACGCATTGGCGCAGTTTGAGCTGTTTCAACGCGGTAAAAAAAATCTCGTCGCGCAGTTTGAACATCGCCACGGGCCACTGTATCACTACGGCGAGAGCAAGGGGGGAGCGGGCTTTTTGTGGGCGAAAGGACCGTGGCCGTGGCAGGTCTAA
- a CDS encoding VOC family protein yields the protein MESLVLGIDHVQLAAPAGCEAQARYFFGDLLGLVEIEKPEKLRARGGVWFLCGAQQLHIGVETEFAPAKKAHPAFRVKDLDKVRKALSDHGFETIEDPLPGVRRCHAFDPFGNRLKFVEGK from the coding sequence ATGGAATCTCTCGTCCTTGGTATCGATCATGTCCAGCTTGCGGCTCCTGCAGGGTGTGAAGCGCAGGCGCGGTATTTTTTTGGCGATCTTCTAGGTTTAGTAGAAATAGAAAAACCGGAGAAGTTAAGGGCGCGCGGTGGTGTCTGGTTTCTTTGCGGCGCACAACAACTCCATATCGGCGTCGAGACAGAATTTGCCCCAGCCAAAAAGGCGCACCCGGCGTTTCGCGTGAAGGATCTTGATAAAGTGCGAAAAGCGCTCTCGGATCACGGATTTGAAACGATCGAAGATCCGCTTCCTGGGGTGCGCCGTTGCCACGCGTTCGACCCGTTCGGAAATCGCCTTAAGTTTGTTGAAGGGAAGTAA
- a CDS encoding FAD-dependent oxidoreductase — translation MTKNTGATTLPQTSQSYWRDSVALPTFPSLDRDITIDIAVVGGGITGITAAYLLCKEGLRVALLEADRLLNGTTGHTTAKISAQHDLIYDELIHHMGREKAKLYDEATTGARRYIENIIREQNIDCQFESEDAYVYATTENAARKLEREYDAYQKLGIEGFLTDTLPFDISVSRALCMKGQAQFHPLEYLAHLTREIVQMGGQIFEQTVAVDVEEGKRTTVVTREGHRVTTNHVLACSHFPFYDGLGFYFARMHAERSYVIAGKTEKHYPGDMYVNIDAPYHSLRSVRIGREDAVLIGGGNHITGQGKDTLTYYEELASFGQSVLGLRDVLYRWSAQDLVTLDKVAYIGEITSGNPNVLVATGYRKWGMTTGTAAALLLRDIVMRRDNPYRDLYMPSRMYVDPSLKRFLAQNANVTAHLIKGKFELPLRQIDDLANGEGDVVTYEGRRAGAFRDENGDVHLVDTTCTHLGCEVSWNHGDRTWDCPCHGSRFSVDGDVVEGPAQKPLETLSYP, via the coding sequence GTGACCAAAAATACAGGCGCTACAACGCTTCCACAAACGTCCCAATCATACTGGCGGGACTCCGTCGCACTGCCAACCTTTCCATCGCTTGATCGCGACATCACCATCGACATTGCCGTCGTCGGCGGTGGAATCACGGGCATCACCGCTGCCTACCTCCTGTGCAAAGAAGGCTTGCGCGTCGCGCTGCTCGAGGCGGATCGCCTGCTAAACGGCACGACGGGGCACACCACGGCGAAAATCAGCGCGCAGCACGATCTGATCTATGATGAGTTGATCCACCATATGGGGCGGGAAAAGGCCAAACTCTACGATGAGGCGACAACCGGCGCACGGCGTTATATCGAGAACATCATTCGCGAACAAAACATCGATTGCCAATTCGAAAGTGAAGACGCCTATGTCTATGCGACGACCGAGAACGCCGCAAGAAAACTGGAGCGAGAGTACGACGCGTATCAAAAACTTGGAATCGAAGGGTTTCTCACCGATACGCTTCCATTTGACATTTCCGTTTCGCGCGCGCTTTGCATGAAGGGTCAGGCACAGTTTCATCCACTGGAGTATCTCGCGCACCTCACCCGCGAGATCGTGCAAATGGGGGGCCAGATTTTTGAGCAAACCGTCGCCGTGGATGTCGAGGAGGGAAAACGGACAACCGTGGTCACACGCGAGGGGCACCGCGTAACGACAAACCATGTCCTCGCCTGCTCTCACTTTCCTTTCTACGATGGATTGGGTTTTTACTTTGCGCGGATGCACGCAGAGCGATCGTATGTCATCGCGGGAAAAACAGAAAAACACTATCCTGGCGACATGTATGTAAACATCGATGCGCCCTATCACTCCCTGCGCTCTGTAAGGATCGGGCGTGAAGACGCCGTGCTCATTGGCGGCGGCAATCACATCACGGGACAAGGGAAAGACACCCTCACCTACTATGAAGAACTCGCATCCTTCGGACAAAGCGTTCTCGGCCTTCGCGACGTGCTTTATCGCTGGTCGGCGCAAGACCTCGTGACACTGGATAAGGTTGCGTACATCGGTGAGATCACATCAGGCAACCCAAATGTGCTGGTGGCGACCGGGTATCGCAAATGGGGAATGACCACGGGGACGGCGGCAGCGCTTCTCTTGAGGGACATCGTGATGAGGCGTGACAATCCATACCGCGATCTTTACATGCCCTCGCGCATGTACGTCGATCCGAGCCTGAAGCGATTTCTCGCGCAAAACGCCAACGTGACCGCCCATCTCATCAAAGGCAAGTTTGAGTTGCCGCTTCGGCAAATCGATGATTTGGCAAACGGCGAAGGGGATGTGGTCACCTATGAGGGAAGGCGCGCAGGCGCCTTTCGCGACGAGAACGGGGATGTCCATCTCGTCGATACGACATGCACCCATCTCGGTTGCGAGGTCTCATGGAATCACGGCGATCGCACGTGGGACTGCCCTTGCCACGGCTCTCGATTCTCTGTGGACGGTGACGTGGTCGAAGGGCCTGCACAAAAACCGCTCGAAACCCTGAGCTACCCTTGA
- a CDS encoding PadR family transcriptional regulator, translating into MEGQMVKGFIDGILLSILSERESYGYDMMKTVQERTDRQLEIKEGTLYPALRRLEAEGFIVGKWATHEQGARRRYYHITQNGKNELQRMKASWSKNYRIINTFLKEDYSL; encoded by the coding sequence TTGGAAGGTCAAATGGTAAAGGGTTTTATTGATGGAATTTTGCTCTCGATTCTATCTGAAAGAGAGTCGTATGGCTACGATATGATGAAGACGGTTCAGGAACGTACTGATAGGCAGTTGGAAATCAAGGAAGGGACATTGTATCCTGCCTTGCGCCGTTTAGAAGCGGAAGGTTTTATTGTGGGAAAATGGGCTACACACGAACAGGGCGCTCGACGGCGATATTATCATATTACACAGAATGGAAAAAACGAATTACAACGGATGAAAGCATCGTGGAGCAAGAATTACCGCATTATTAACACCTTCTTGAAGGAGGATTATTCCTTGTGA
- a CDS encoding permease prefix domain 1-containing protein, which produces MKIDEYLERVFYWSFFSKRERQDRADELRAHLEETVGDFMSRGFNQTDAVETAIQQCGNPSKLRRQLTASAFGISSVWITRIASLFALLFFIFVILTPSVPVFSPSLMLCLAILAIMFSTTRKRKDRWALFIGLAPFCIAYLQSHDRSIFALAEPSTFINQPSILENIFLPSWFLYTSPYFRVVYESFFGLITLYGFGLVLFGWTKNVWSSAVPLIYSIAISVWPVVRDTVKFLLWRTFHDLLFKNPPPLESPNNIILLSVASRLLVLLFVVLTARWFSVRFHRNAMAQAD; this is translated from the coding sequence GTGAAAATTGATGAATATCTTGAGCGAGTTTTTTATTGGAGTTTCTTCAGCAAACGCGAGCGGCAGGATCGAGCGGATGAGTTGAGGGCACATCTAGAAGAAACAGTAGGAGATTTCATGTCGCGAGGTTTCAACCAAACAGATGCGGTGGAGACAGCCATCCAACAGTGTGGAAATCCTTCAAAACTTCGCAGACAATTGACGGCGAGTGCGTTCGGCATTTCCAGTGTGTGGATTACGCGAATTGCGAGTCTCTTTGCTTTGCTATTCTTTATTTTTGTAATTCTTACGCCGAGCGTACCAGTGTTCTCTCCTTCGCTTATGCTCTGTCTTGCAATATTGGCAATCATGTTTAGCACTACGAGAAAACGTAAAGATCGATGGGCATTATTTATTGGTCTGGCACCTTTTTGTATTGCGTATCTCCAATCCCATGATCGATCCATTTTTGCGCTTGCGGAACCGTCAACATTTATCAATCAACCATCCATTTTAGAAAATATTTTTTTGCCGAGTTGGTTTTTGTATACCTCACCTTACTTCAGAGTTGTTTACGAAAGTTTCTTTGGTTTGATCACACTTTATGGATTTGGTTTGGTCTTATTTGGCTGGACAAAAAATGTGTGGAGCAGCGCCGTACCCTTGATTTACTCTATTGCGATCAGCGTGTGGCCTGTGGTGCGAGATACAGTGAAATTTTTACTGTGGCGAACTTTCCATGATCTACTATTCAAGAATCCCCCACCACTCGAATCTCCAAATAATATCATTCTTCTAAGCGTGGCATCCAGATTGCTTGTCCTCTTGTTTGTCGTGCTAACTGCGCGTTGGTTTTCGGTTCGCTTCCATCGAAACGCAATGGCACAAGCTGATTGA
- a CDS encoding Rieske 2Fe-2S domain-containing protein, whose protein sequence is MIRGAWYAVMQRKNLMTKPIKVTVHGQEYVLYRDEKGMVCAGDAYCPHRGCDLSLGTVEGSELICPFHGWRFDRAGRCTRVPANRSIGDVPKNAARATCEACEKAEWVWLYTAPKREGANALMEPDLFPELCSDNWTRTPFQATWHAHFVRVVESVLDVSHLPFVHPQTTGADVNKEVDGPAFAVTRDRILIHPKPFASVHPMEPAEAVETEDERTEIELRAPNLWIIRTPMGDGNAMCTFLTFTPRDAQTTEIFGAVARNFDRDSPLLDEFHLSHTRFVMEQDQAIIESIRPVAPPFDLHREAHVRSDGPTIRYRAMMRTWLEEESLR, encoded by the coding sequence GTGATTCGAGGCGCGTGGTACGCTGTGATGCAGCGAAAAAACCTTATGACAAAACCGATAAAAGTGACGGTTCACGGGCAGGAATACGTTCTCTACCGGGATGAGAAGGGGATGGTCTGCGCCGGGGATGCCTACTGTCCGCATCGCGGGTGCGACCTGTCGCTGGGGACGGTGGAAGGCTCCGAACTCATCTGCCCTTTTCACGGCTGGCGCTTTGACCGCGCCGGACGCTGCACGCGCGTGCCCGCGAATCGAAGCATCGGAGATGTGCCAAAAAATGCGGCGCGCGCGACTTGTGAAGCGTGCGAGAAAGCGGAATGGGTGTGGCTTTACACGGCGCCAAAACGTGAAGGTGCGAACGCCTTAATGGAGCCCGACTTGTTTCCGGAATTGTGTTCGGACAACTGGACGCGCACGCCGTTTCAGGCGACGTGGCATGCGCATTTTGTGCGGGTCGTGGAAAGCGTTCTCGATGTCTCCCACCTGCCGTTTGTCCACCCGCAGACGACAGGCGCAGATGTGAATAAAGAGGTGGACGGCCCTGCGTTTGCGGTGACACGAGACCGCATTCTCATTCACCCCAAACCATTTGCTTCTGTTCATCCGATGGAACCTGCGGAAGCCGTTGAAACAGAAGATGAGCGCACAGAAATCGAATTGCGCGCGCCAAACCTCTGGATCATCCGCACCCCGATGGGGGATGGAAATGCGATGTGCACGTTCCTCACGTTTACGCCGCGCGACGCGCAAACGACCGAGATCTTTGGGGCGGTCGCGCGCAATTTTGACAGGGATTCGCCACTCCTTGATGAGTTTCATCTAAGTCACACACGTTTTGTGATGGAGCAAGATCAGGCGATCATCGAGAGCATCCGCCCCGTGGCGCCGCCTTTTGATCTGCACCGTGAGGCGCACGTCCGCTCAGACGGTCCCACCATCCGCTATCGCGCCATGATGCGCACATGGCTCGAAGAAGAGTCGCTTAGGTAA
- a CDS encoding cysteine hydrolase family protein, translating into MDLQNGIVSRFAQSDEVLAPFKKAVAAARQAKMPVIYVRVAFREGYPEVSARNKSFAAIADRGGMTQEDASTQIHEAVAPRQDEPIVTKRRVSAFAGSDLDVILRARRIDTLVLCGIATSGVVLSTVREAADMDFGLIVLSDACLDADPEVHRVLVEKVFPRQADVLCVDEWIATLT; encoded by the coding sequence ATGGACCTGCAAAACGGGATCGTTTCGCGTTTTGCGCAGAGTGACGAAGTGTTGGCCCCGTTTAAAAAAGCGGTCGCAGCCGCGCGGCAGGCAAAGATGCCTGTCATCTACGTGCGCGTAGCGTTTCGCGAAGGCTATCCAGAGGTGAGTGCGCGCAACAAGTCGTTCGCGGCGATTGCGGACCGCGGCGGAATGACCCAGGAGGATGCGTCCACACAGATCCACGAGGCGGTCGCGCCGCGCCAGGATGAACCGATCGTCACAAAACGACGCGTGAGCGCGTTTGCCGGAAGTGATCTCGATGTGATCTTGCGCGCACGCCGGATTGACACGCTTGTCCTGTGCGGGATCGCCACGAGCGGCGTCGTCCTCTCCACCGTGCGAGAGGCGGCAGATATGGACTTCGGGCTGATCGTACTCTCTGACGCGTGCCTCGACGCCGACCCTGAGGTGCATCGTGTCCTCGTGGAAAAGGTGTTTCCGCGACAGGCGGACGTCTTGTGCGTCGACGAGTGGATCGCGACGCTTACCTAA
- a CDS encoding carboxymuconolactone decarboxylase family protein: protein MEPRMNYAQVDPDVRNAMMHLERYVRQSGLDPKMLELVKIRASQINGCAFCIDMHTIDARAAGETEQRLYLLNAWRESPFYSDAERAALELTETLTQISTHHVSDELFARVREHFSEKQYIQLVMAINTINSWNRLSIATGTLPGTYQPPQKKGD, encoded by the coding sequence ATGGAACCACGCATGAATTACGCACAGGTTGATCCGGACGTCAGAAACGCCATGATGCATCTGGAACGTTATGTCCGCCAGAGCGGGCTTGATCCCAAGATGCTCGAACTGGTCAAAATTCGCGCATCTCAAATCAATGGCTGCGCATTTTGCATCGACATGCACACGATCGATGCGCGCGCGGCGGGAGAGACCGAGCAGCGCCTCTATCTGCTAAACGCCTGGCGCGAATCGCCGTTTTACTCAGACGCCGAGCGGGCGGCGCTGGAACTGACGGAAACGCTCACGCAGATCTCGACGCATCACGTGTCAGACGAACTCTTTGCGCGCGTGCGTGAACACTTTAGCGAGAAACAGTATATTCAGCTCGTCATGGCGATCAACACGATCAACAGCTGGAATCGCCTGTCCATCGCGACAGGCACCCTGCCGGGAACATACCAGCCGCCGCAGAAAAAGGGGGATTGA